A stretch of DNA from Synechococcus sp. PROS-9-1:
TCGAACTACCTTTTATTTCTTTGAGTTTTTATACTTGCATGAATCAAAATAATTAGTCTTCTCTCTGGATACTTATCATTCAGGGAATGTTGGTTTAGAGTGTAGTTCTAGCATCCGAATGAGCGCATACCTCTTTTAATTGTTGTCATTGGTGGAGCTAGCCCAGCCCCCTTTCTCCTCGGTCAGCCCCCTGGTCACGTTGCTGCTTTTGGGGCTAGCGATTGCCTGTTTCATCGGCGGTTGGCTGGCGCCTGAGCTGGTGGCCTTGTTGGCCGCAGGCTTACTGATGGCCACAGGTGTGCTCACGCCCAATGAGGCCTTAGCTGGTTTTGGGAGCCCTGCCCTGATCACCCTGGTGGGTTTGTTTGTGCTCTCCAATGGCTTGCTGCATAGCGGCGCCTTGGATCGCTTGCGTGAATTGCTGGCGTCGCCCCGAATCCGCAACCCCAGCCAGTTGATGCTGGTGTTTGGCTTTGTGGTCGCACCCATTTCGGGATTCATTCCCAACACTCCGATCGTGGCGATTTTGCTGCCGGTGTTGCAGGGCTGGTGTCAGCGCCGCGGGATCAGCCCATCGCGGGTGTTGATGCCGCTGTCGTTTGCCACCCTGATCGGCGGTACGATCACGTTGATTGGCACCTCCACCAGCTTGTTGGCTAGTGATTTGGTACCCAGGCATCACAGTAAGAAGTAGTTTCGCTTGATATGGCTGTGTATCGCGGATGTTCCCAGACTTTGAGTATTTGTTATGTTGACGATTTGGTAAATGGTCTAATGCTACTTATCTAAAGCAGGTGCATCTGCCCTACTAGTATTGGCAACTTTCGTGAGTTCAATGTCCTTAAACTTGCTGAGTAAGTGCACGACAAAATGGATCCCGAATTACCCTTAACAATGAAATCTCTTCTTTTCTTGCCTGGTTTCAAGAAATCCTTCAACAAGATTTTTGTCGGCTTTGACAATGTCTGAGTTGCGTCGACTCTTGACAGCGCCAAGCGATGGCTGTGTTTGCCATGAAGTTCTTATGAAAGTAATGAGTTGTGATGAGAGTTGGCAGTAGTTATAGCTAAATTTTTGCAAGTAAATTTTCCCCTCTAAGGACGTGAATTGTAGGAATTTGGGATTAATCCTATGGCTTTATTGTCTTTGCTTGGACATATGTATTCGCGAAAGTTTCAAGTTTTTATTCAGCCACTGTGGCCAATAGTCGAAGTGTTCCAGGTCAGCGCTGTTAGATTAGCCTTTAAGTAGTATGCGTATAATTAAATAAAGCAATGTGAGACCTTCTGCTCTGGCAATTATTCCTGCAAGAGGTGGTTCTAAGGGAATCCCTGGTAAGAATAGTAAAATTTTAGGAGGTCTTCCTCTCATTGCAAGGGCTATATCTGCAGCAAAGGGCAGTTCAAGAGTTGAGCGAGTCGTCGTAAGTACTGATGATGATTTAATCGCTTCAATTGCTCGAGATTATGGGGCAGAAATAGTTGTTCGCCCTGAAGAGCTGGCAGGAGATACGTCTAGCTCCGAATCAGCTCTCTTGCATACGCTTAATGTCTTAAGCGAGGGTGTGAAATTGCCAAATCAATTGCTTTTTCTGCAGTGCACCTCCCCATTTACTTCTAGTCAGCAGATCGATACAGTTCTTAGTGCTTTGGACGATCCATTTATTAATAGTAGTTTTTCAGTTTCTCCGTGGCATGGGTTTATTTGGCAAGGTGATGGATTGCCCGTCAACCATGATCCCAATAAACCCCGTCAGCGTCGTCAAGACTTGATGCCGTCTTATATTGAAACGGGAGCTATTTATGCAATGAATACAGAGGCTTTTCTTTTGTCCGAAAGCAGGTTTTGCAAGCCGTGGATGCCGGTTATTATGAACGAACATTCTCCTGAAATTGATACCCTTGAGGATTTTGAATATTGCCATTTCCTTATGTCTAAATCTGGTTTAAAGTAAGTTTCTTTTTTGATTCATGAATTCTATTAGTATTGAGAGAAATTTCACCAAGTTCGTTGTTTTTGCAGAAGACACAATTCTATCTGCTTTGAGCAAGATCACCGCCAATGAATCGCGATTAATATTTGTAGTATGTGAGTCTGGAATCCTGCAGGGTGTTTTCACCGACGGCGATTTCCGTCGATGGATTGCCAGCTGCGGTGACATCGAATTAAATCGTCCGGTGACGGTGGCGATGAACCCAGAATTCCAAAGTGCTTCAGAGGGAACGTCTCCAGTAGAGCTTGCCGCTCTTCTGACCTCACGAATCATCGCCCTGCCGCTTCTAGATAGTCATGGTCGGATTGTGGCGGTCGCTCTTCCTGCCACGGATGGTTTGCAGTTGGGCTCCCGTCGCATCGGTGATGGCGAGCCGAGTTTTGTCATTGCTGAGATTGGTAACAACCACAACGGCGATGTTGCCTTTGCGCTTCAGTTGATTGATGCGGCCCACGCTGCAGGTGCGGACTGTGCAAAGTTCCAGATGCGTGACATGACGAAGCTGTATAGCAATGCAGGCAACAGCAATAATATGGCCTCGGATTTGGGGACTCAGTACACGCTTGATCTGCTTGAACGCTTCCAGCTCAGTGACGATGAATTGTTCCGATGTTTCGACTACGCCGCCTCAAAAGGGCTTTTGCCGCTTTGTACCCCCTGGGATGAGACCAGTCTAGAGAAGCTGAATGGCTGGGGTATGGAGGGGTTCAAGGTGGCCTCCGCTGACTTCACAAACCACACTCTGATCAGCAAGTTGGCCTCCACGGGGAAACCGCTGATCTGCTCAACAGGAATGGCTAGCGAGCTTGAAATCCGCTCTGGTATCCGTCACCTGCAGCAGGAGGGTGCGAACTATGTTTTGCTGCACTGCAATTCCACCTATCCCACACCGTTCAAGGATGTGAACCTGCGCTATCTCGACCGCTTAAGAGAACTGACTGATGCTCCTGTGGGCTATTCCGGACACGAACGGGGGATTGAGGTACCGATTGCGGCTGTTGCTATGGGCGCAGCAGTGATCGAAAAACACATCACCATTGACCGGGGTATGGAGGGAAACGATCACAAGGTGAGTCTGCTGCCTGATGAATTCGCCCAGATGATTCAGGGCATCCGCCGAGTTGAGGAATCTATGGGTCAGGGCGGCGAGCGAAGCATCAGCCAGGGTGAGATGATGAACCGTGAGGTGCTGGCCAAAAGCCTTGTGGCTGCCTTCGATGTGCCGGTTGATACGGAGATCACCGAAGCGATGGTGCGCATCCAGAGCCCAGGCCAGGGTCTGCAACCGAACCGGCTCAAGGATCTGATCGGCCGCCGCCTGCCGGTGGCCAAGGCCCAAGGGGAGGTGTTCTTCCCATCCGATCTGGAAACATCAGCGGTCACCCCACGCCACTATCAGTTCAAACAGCCGTTTGGTCTTCCCGTTAGGTACCACGACATTAAAGTTTTTTCCGAGGTCAGTAACCTCGATCTGGTCGAGATCCATCTCAGCTACAAGGATCTCGAGGTTGATCTCAACCAAGTCTTACTGGATCGGCAGGGCATAGGACTGGTGGTTCACGCCCCTGAACTTTTTGCCGGCGATCACACCTTGGACCTCTGCACGGAAGACTCGAGCTATCGGGAACACTCGATCGCCGAACTTCAGAGGGTTATAGATATTTCAAGGGATCTGAGAAATCGCTTCCAGTGCCCGGAGCCAGTGTTGTTGGTGACCAATTTAGGGGGGTTCTCAGAACACCATCACCTCAGCCGCAGCGAGCGTGAGCCCCTGCGCGAGAGGCTGATTGCAAGTCTCCAGAAGCTCAATACAGCTGATGAGGTGGAGATTATCCCCCAAACGATGCCCCCATTCCCCTGGCACTTCGGCGGACAACGCTTCCACAACTTATTTGTAGACACGGACTTCATCCGTAAGTTCTGTGAGGAGCAGGGCATGCGGGTATGCCTAGATGTATCCCACTCAAAACTTGCTTGCAACCATCTGCATATCCCATTCCGTCAGTTCCTCGACCAGATTCTGCCTTTCACGGCTCACCTGCATCTGGCGGATGCTAAGGATGTGGACGGTGAAGGTCTACAGATCGGAGAAGGTGATATCGATTGGATGCAATTGTTCGAGCAGATAGATCAACACTGCCCCAATGCCTCGTTTATTCCAGAGATCTGGCAGGGGCATAAAAATGGCGGGGAGGGGGCATGGATAGCATTAGAAAAGCTTGAGGCTTTCAATCAGAATGCCTCAACAAACAAATGAAACCATTTTATTTTTTGAAGCTATTCTTCAAAGCAATAACTGATCAAGTACGAAAAAAGACTTTTTCTAAGCAAGTTCCTTGTTCTCGCTTTTTTATAGTTTTTTAATGTGAAAAAGATACTTATTTTTTGGAAGGGTTTGCCAGCCTGCTCCGCTCTCACTAATTCTTTAGCAAAATCCCCGGAATATCATGTTGATCTTTTCTATACACAGCCATCCGTTCCTTTTGAAAACCTTCACACTTATCTTGATGGAATAAAATCACTCAGGCGGATTAGTTCAATAAAAGACATCCCTGAGCCCTGCGAGTTATCCAAATACAACCTTATAATCGTTACTGGATGGTACTCCCATCAGTGGAATCGAAACTTGCAGATTGCAAAAAAAATTAATCGGTCACTTATAGTAGCTTCAGCAATTGACAACATTAAGGCTATAAAAACTACACACAAACTAAGACAACTTTTTGGCATGTTAGCTTATCGCGTTTATTTAAGTAGAATATTTGATTATTGTCTTGTTCCTGGAACGGATTCTTCTGAGTTAATGAAATTTCTGGGGCATCCAAGTTCCAAAATTTATCAGGGTTATTATGGGGCCTCTAGTCAAATTTATTCTACATGTGTAAAAATAAGAAATCGACCTAAAAATTTCTTATTTGTTGGACAGATTATCCCAAGAAAAGGTATTGATATACTGATTAATGCATTTAAGCTATATCAGAAAGCCGGTGGTACATATGGCCTAACAATTGTAGGCTCTACAGATGAAAAAGAGGATAAAGCAATACTTAGTATCGAAGAATTTCAAAGTATTCAACTTTTATCTTTTGCCCAGCCTGATAAAATAGCTGATCTCATGAATTGGCATAGAGTATTAATAACTCCTAGTCGATTTGATCACTGGGCTACGGTAGTTTGTGAAGCTGCGGCGTGCGGATGCCTTCTAGTTGCATCGAAGCAAGTTGGTGCTTCCAACGACATCATAAAAAATGGCATTAATGGCTTTGTTTTTGATGCCTTAAAAAAATCTCCTGAGAAGGACTTAGCTGCAATTATGCATAAATTAGAATTATTGCTAGATTCTGAGTCTGCTGAACAAAGAAGTATGATTTCTCAAAAGATTTCGTCATTGTGGTCTGAACATCAATATAAGTTGTCTGTAGAGGCTATGTTAAAATGAGTACATCAAGCATAAGTTTAGCTTTTAAGCTTTTCATTAGGTATTCCGGCCAGTACAAATTATTGTTTTTAGCTTCATCAGTAGCAAATTTTTTTTCCAGTTTATTTGAAGCTATACTTGCTATATCTCTCCCCCTTTTAGTTAGTCAATTTTTTGCTGGCAATAACAAAACAACCTTGCAATATTTCCATGTTTTTAGCGAACCTTCAGTATTTATTCTTACAGTTGCAGCAGCCCTCGCGTTGAAAAACTATAGTTTGTATATTAGCGCTAGATACTCTGCATCAGTCTCATGCGCTTATTTAAAAGATTTTTGCACATCATTTTATGAACAAGATATAGATAGCATAAAAAAAACAACAAAAGAAAATCTCTCATCTTTCATCCAAGGAAATTTCCCTCTCATCGGAAGGGAAGTCTTTTTCCCATCAACTCAAATCTTTTCGTCAGGAGTTTTTATATGCATATTGCTTGTTTCTATATTTAATACAGATGAAGTTGATATCTCATTGTTAGGAATACTTTTAATCACAATGGTAGTAAGTTATATACTTACCTCATTATTTACGAGTAAAAAACTGGTTAAGTTAGGCAGTAAGGTGAAAGACATTATTCACTCTCAAGGTGATCTCGTTGGATTTTTGCATACCACATCACTTGATGATGCGTATTCAAGCAAGCCATATCAATACTCTCAAATGTTAAATAATAACGATTATCGATTGAAAAAAATTCAGATTAAAGCAGTTTTACTTACCTCTTTACCAAAATCTCTTGCTGAATCATCACTGTTAATTGTATTGGTAATATCTGTAATAGTAGCTTCTCAACACGCTGGTATTATATCTGTTTCCTCTTCCGCTCTTATTGGATCATTTTATATATTATTTAAATTACTAAGTGCAGTACAGCTCCTATCTAGATCAATTTTCTTACTAAAATCGAACGCAGAAATTCTAAATCTGCTCGAATCTAATCTTCACGAGTTTAAGATTAATAAAGTTCGTGATTATGTTCAATTTGAGACATTTCTGGATCCACGGATTTTACTTAAAGTTTGCTCATTAGTTGTAAATTCGAGGCTTATGAAAAGCAAATTGAACTTTATTGTAAATGAAGGCGATATTTGTTTAATTGACGCACAATCTGGAATCGGAAAGTCTAGATTAATGTATACTCTTACAGGGAAACTGGAACCCTTAGAAGGCAGTGTTAGATTTAATAGGATAATTCCATTAAATCAATCTTTCCCTTTTCTTGTGGCACAAAAACAGCAGTTAATTAGTGGCATTGTTAACGATATGATCGATTTTGGAACAATCCCTGAAACTGTAGAATATATACAAAAACTTTATAGTATTTATGATGTAGATGTTAAGGTCTTTACTGATGGTATAGGTTTCAATGACAATATACAATCATTCTTGGAGTCATCTGCTCATGATTTATCTGGAGGACAATTGCAAAGAGTTTTAATCCTAAAAAGTTTAACTTGCCAAAATATGCTTCTGATTTTAGATGAACCTACATCAAATCTAGATTCAATAACGGAATCTAAATGTTTAAGTGAATTAGTCAAATTTGTAACTAAAAGACCCAAAACCGCACTAGTGTACACCTCACACTCTTTTAATGCTAAGCACTTTGCAACTAAAGTTATCTCACTATCCTAATGAAAGTATTTCTTCTAAATGACGGACGAGCCACTTCAAATTGGGGACTTCAAGCATCAACTCAAGCTTTGCTTGAGATATTCAATGCAAGAGGTTTGACTGTATCGACACTCACTCATTCAAAACTCCATAGCAAGTACTTATGGGACTTTACAGTATTTAATAAGAAATTTTTCAATGAAAATAGTAGATTCTTGTCTAAATTTTCTCCGTCTAATCTTAATATACCTCAAACATCTGATCAATATGAAGTTTATACTGAACTATGGAATACTGGTCAGGGAGGTGCTCTTTCAAAAGAAATAATAAACAAAATCGAAGAGGCAGACATTGTTATATTCAATGCTGAAGGAAGTACTTATAGGAAAAACTTTGGAGCACTAGCGGGATTATTTATACTTAATTATGCGGTTCAAATCTATCAGAAAAGGGCATTATTTGCCAATGGAAGCTTTACTATAAGCAGTATCGATAATATATTGACTGGTATTGCGAAGAAATTGAATGATAATGGTGTGAATTTTTTTGTTAGAGAACCAATTTCGGCAGAGTGCCTGTATTCAATTGGAATAAGATCAGTAGTTGTCCCAGATTCAGTTTTTTATTATGCAGATTCAAGATTAGTAGTACACAATGATGTTCGAAAAAAGAAGACTTTCGCTATTTCTAAAAGTATGCTTCCCATGTGCAATTTTGGAGCAGTAGAAGATGATCCTTTTTATCATTTAATATGTGAAATTATGAAAACTACTGGCCTCAATCCTGTATTTTTTGCCAAAGATCCCGAAGATCAAATGATACGTAAGTATATTAAGCACATACCGGATGCACAAGTTGGCATATTTAATTCTAACGACTTCAAAAAAGTTCAGTCTACTATTTCCGACTCCAAGTTTTTGTTGTCAGGTCGTTATCACCACCTCATCTTTGCAATCAATACTGGTACATATATTTGCCCTTTATCAAGTTCATCCCATAAGATTGAAGGATTAATGAAGTTAATCGCTCCTTCTCCACCCGCCTCTTGCCAGTGCTTTGATCCAACCGATATTCAAGCTAATATAAAATTAATAACCAAAAATATTGATACTCAAATACACACACAAAACACTGTACCTTACATTAGTGCTGATTCATTGCGACATCAACTTATCGATTCGTTTACCACTATTCTACAATGAAAAAAGCCGCCCTTTTTCTACCTTCTGTCGCATTTACTCCACCTTTAGAGCTTAGTATTTGTCATGCAAGGCGCCTTATAGCAGAGGGTTATGAGATAACGACATTTGAGTTTGGTAAACATATAATAAGGTCTCAGTTTAATCAATATGGAAATATAATTATGCACATATATACTTTATCAAGACAAAAACAATTCTCTCGCTTTGTACCTACACATAAAAAAGTATATTTTAGGAGGTCCGTTTCGAATTTCTCTTTTGCGTCAGTCGACCTAAATGATAGAAATAAATCAGCTTACCTGTCTGTAATGTCATCGTTAGCATCGCGTTTTAGAGTTACTGATTTTGATCAGCTACCTCATACTTGGCAAATACGTTTTCCATATCTTATTCAAAGTTATCAACTGATTTATGAGAATGCTATCAGAGCAATTCAATTAGAGAATATTTCAGTTGTAGGAGTATTTAATGGTAGATTTTTTGATTCTGCTGCGATAGTTAGTGCTGCACAGGCTATGGGTATAGATTATTTTGTTTACGACGTAAATAGATCGGCCTCTCAGTATTATTTCTACAATACAAGTCTTCATAGTATACAAGCTAATCAAGAAAAAGCGTTGAATTTCTATGATCCTAAGAATTTAAACCATGTAAATTGCGCTCATGAATTCTTTTTGAAAAGAAGGTCTGGTAAACGAACCTATGAGAAATCATTTACTGCTGGCCAAAAGAGAGGATTCCTGCCAAAAGAGATAAAAAATACAAGGATCATAGCGGTTTATCCAAGTTCTGATGATGAATATAGATTTTTAGTGGATGAAAGTATTTATAAATGTGTTGATCAAGTTTCAGAGCTTTCCATGTTTTGCAACGAACTGTTAAAAGCTGATTTGGATTATAAGATTTGCATAAGATTGCATCCCAATATGGCTCAAATGCATCCTACTGCGCTTCAAAGATACAATTTACTTGCTGAGTATAAGAATGTTTACCTTGCCAATCCTCTCGATGACTTAGATACTTATGCTCTGCTTGATGCGGCAGAAATTGTTGTTGGTTTCTGCTCTTCTATTATTTTAGAATCTGCGTATATAGAAAAGTCAACTTTATTGATAGGTCCTTCATTGTATTGTGGCATGAAATTGGGTGACGAATTCTCATCAGGCTTAAAGGCTGCGAATTTTATCATAAATAAATATGAGTTTACTGTGCCTTCAAAAGTAAATTCCATGATGTGGGCGGCTTATATTAATCTTTATAATGATCCACTACCTTCTTTTTCTATTGATAATGGTCTAGCTAGGGTTGATTTATTAGAGATTTTGCCTCCTCGTATATGGCGAATCTTATCGGCTGTCGTAAAATTATACTACGAAATTTTTGAGTATCATTCTTCTTCACTGACCCTTAAGCAAAAAATTCGAGATATATTACGTCGTAGTAAAGCAATTATGCACAACAAGTGGTCTTAGTATATATTTCATGATAAATTTAACTTTTTGATGGTTGACCTATGCTCCTACCTTTGACAATACTTTCTTTGATTTCATTATTTATAGTACTATTCTTTTCCAAGTTCCTAAGCTATGTTTGGCAAGTATTTTCTTTCCAATATTACCTTCCGTAGCATCAAGATTTGTAGATATTTAAGATTATGCATTGTATGGTGTTGCACTGATCAAGCAGATGAATAATGTTAAGGTTGCGTTAATTACTTGCCTTGTCTATAGATGTGTAAGCTCTCTGCTCATCCGCTTGATTTTCAGTAATATTTTAACTAGAATGTGCAATTAAATCGCAATTTCCAATACGGCAAACTCTGTAAAGTTAATTACACGCACCCTTATTCTTCTTGCGACAATAAAACTTCTTATATGAAAAAAATTGTTTTTCACGGCGAAATATTCTATATGCAACGGTATGGGGGCATATCTAACCATTTTTTTTCAGTTATCGAACTTCTGGTAAAAGTATATTTCATAAAAGTTGATATAATTATACCCAAAAAAAGTTATCCTAAAGCGATTCTTAATCCCTCCTTTGAGAGACTTCGTTCTCTTCCAAAAGTAAGCATAATTCAATATCAAGAACTGGCTGCATGTCTGTCCAGCAATAAAGTTGCCTATGTTCATGCAACTTATTACAATCCGTCTTTGTTGTTGTATTGCAAAAATGTATCATATACTTTTCATGATGCTGCTCAAGAGCGTTTCTTCTTTCGGTTTTTTCGACCTAATAATATTGCTCTTTTTGTATTGAGACAAATATGCTTTACTTTTGCATCCAAAATTGCAGTAGTATCACTGGCCTCTCTTTCAGAGTTGAACCGCTACTTTCCTCTTTCACGAATGCGTTCGAATCAGCTGAAAATCGTGGTTGGCAATGGAGTTGATAAGCATTATTTACGTGTCGGTAATAGCAGACTGCATGCTATTGCGACTCGTGAAATCAATAAGCTAATTATATCAATATGTTATATTGGCTTGCGTGGTTATTATAAAAACTTCAGATCAATGGTTGTTGCTGTTGGGCAACTCAGCAAACAGCTCAATGTATCTGTTGTTATCAAGATTGTAGGAGGTCCAAGTCTCAATAAATCTGAATTATCCTTGTTATCTAAAGAAGGATTAAATTGGGAACATCTCAATCCTTTGTCTAGAAGTGAATTGGCTGATTGTATTGTTAGTTGTGATATTTTCTTGCATCCTTCGATCTATGAAGGTTTCGGCATGACTGTACTTGAGGCAATGGCGTTGTCAGTACCGGTTGTTGCTGTAAATATTTCTTCTGTGAGGGAGTTTGCTGGGGATACAATTATTTATGCTTCTTCCGGTTCTCCAGATGACATCACTTTAGCTCTGGCCAATAGTTGCGCTTTGACGCCTTCTGCTCGCCACTCTATGCTTTGTAAAGCACACCATTTTGCTTTGTCCCTTAGCTGGAATAATGTTGCTTACAATTATTCGATTATGTTTGATTCAAATTAACAAGTTTCGATCTGCACTAACCCACGCCCACCCTTCTCCAAAGTCATTTCACCAGCATCAAGTTTTCAGCGATCTGTGATGCCTGGATCGTAATTTTTTCTGTACTACTCCGTTCCTGAGGTTTAGCTGTGATTTGCTGATAAGTACACAATTTTCAAGGTTCTCATGAAAACTCGACTCTTTGCCTATTTATCTAATGACTACTCCCTTGCTAATTGTTGTTCCAACACTTGATTCCTTTGGTTTATTGCCAAGACTTTGTACTTCATTGTGTGAGCAATCGTGGTCTGGGTGGCGTGTCTTGTTTATCGATGGACCCTCTTCTGCTGAACATCGTGAGTGGTTAAGCCAATGTTGTTTGTCTGATTCACGTTTCAGCTGGATTCCACAAGACCCTAATTCTCCCGGCATATTTGGTGCTATGAATCAGGGTTTTACTGCTGCTGCGCATCAGTCTGTTGAGTGGCTTTTGTTCTGGGGTTCTGATGACTGGGCAGCTTCTTCTACTATTTTTGCAGAAGTTTTTGAGGCAGTTCACAGCTCGAGCTCTCTAACGGCACAGCCTGATCTCATTGTATGCCGTGGTCGGTATGTGAATTTAGCAAGTAAATATGTTAAACGATCCACTTCTTTTCATCCGGAATGTTGTCTGGATGCATCTTCATATCGTCTTGCTTTGTTGTTGGGCGCTACCCCTCCACATCAGGCAACTCTCTTTGGTGTTGGTGCACGTAAGATTCTTGGATATTACACCTCTGGATTCCGCCTTAGTGCCGATCTTGATTATTTTCTTCGATTGAGTATTTCGCCTAATATATGCATCCGATGCCTTGACCTTGATTTAGTGTATATGAGTGATTGTGGTGTTAGTGCAACGCAAACTAAGAGGCGTCTAAAAGAGGTTCGCTGGGCCTACAAGTATGCCTTTGGCTTGATATGGTGGCTGCCCTTCTTGCTGCGTTACATACGACGTTTCGTCAGCCTCCTTAGTCAAAGTTAACGATTTTCCCAAAATGTATTTTCATGTCTTTGGCGCCTCCACTCCATCAGGAAATGCTTTCAGGCAGACCGTATCGCGTGAACATCCGGCTTCTCATCTCTATGTGTATTCTCGTCGGCCATCTAAACTTGATGGAGGCTTTGGTACTGCTAGTTATGTTGATTTTTCCTGCCCAAAGCATTTTGTGCAAGCAGGAAATTTGGATTTGCCTGCCGCCTGGGTTTGTTTTGCGCCTATCTGGTTATTAGCTCCGTTTCTTGAGCATCTCGCCAATAACCATTCAAAGCACCTTGCAAATGTGAAAAGTTTAGTGGCATGTTCATCGTCATCTGTTATTACCAAGCGTTTTGCCGCTAATCGTTTCGATCGTGAACTGGTAGCTCGACTTAATAGTTCAGAGCAGCTTTTAATTGAGACCTGCAAGCGAATTGAAATGCCATTTGCAATTTTGCAGCCAACCCTGATCTATGGAAAGGTCGGTGTTTACGGCGATCGCAATCTCAGTCGCCTGCTACAGCAGCTGTGTCGTTTGCCTGTATTGCCGCTCCCTGCCGAGACTGGATTGCGCCAACCGATCCATTCGACTCAACTGGCCGCTGTGGCTCTGCACTTGGCCCAGCAACTCAAGGGCGCTGATTTTGATCCTTCTTTGCCGGAGCGGATTGCAGTCGGTGGCGACAGCACGCTCACTTACACAGAGATGATCAGTCGTCTTCAAAAGGCCCAGCTCTCTGGTGATCCAGCCCGGCGTTGTCGGTTGTTGCCGATACCTAATCGTCTGTTTTTCTTACTTCTTGCGCCACTGCTCTTGCGTTCACCTAAGGCTTTTGAAGCCGTGCTTCGTATGGGTGCAAATCTTTCCGGTTTTACTCCCGCCCATCAGCTACTGGGCAGGGCACCTCAACCCTTTCCTGTGCTTCCTTTGGCTTGATGGTCTTACCAGTGTTTCTTTCGATTGTTTTTTCCGCTGCAGTGAGCTGGTGTCTCCTCCTGGTGCTGATTCCCTGCCTCCACCGTCGCCTGCTTGATCAACCCAATGAGCGAAGCTCTCATCGCCGGCCTACGCCCCGTGGAGGTGGGGTGGCCTTTGTCGTTGTCGCCTCTGTTGCCAGTGCTCTGGCGTTGT
This window harbors:
- a CDS encoding glycosyltransferase is translated as MKKIVFHGEIFYMQRYGGISNHFFSVIELLVKVYFIKVDIIIPKKSYPKAILNPSFERLRSLPKVSIIQYQELAACLSSNKVAYVHATYYNPSLLLYCKNVSYTFHDAAQERFFFRFFRPNNIALFVLRQICFTFASKIAVVSLASLSELNRYFPLSRMRSNQLKIVVGNGVDKHYLRVGNSRLHAIATREINKLIISICYIGLRGYYKNFRSMVVAVGQLSKQLNVSVVIKIVGGPSLNKSELSLLSKEGLNWEHLNPLSRSELADCIVSCDIFLHPSIYEGFGMTVLEAMALSVPVVAVNISSVREFAGDTIIYASSGSPDDITLALANSCALTPSARHSMLCKAHHFALSLSWNNVAYNYSIMFDSN
- a CDS encoding glycosyltransferase gives rise to the protein MTTPLLIVVPTLDSFGLLPRLCTSLCEQSWSGWRVLFIDGPSSAEHREWLSQCCLSDSRFSWIPQDPNSPGIFGAMNQGFTAAAHQSVEWLLFWGSDDWAASSTIFAEVFEAVHSSSSLTAQPDLIVCRGRYVNLASKYVKRSTSFHPECCLDASSYRLALLLGATPPHQATLFGVGARKILGYYTSGFRLSADLDYFLRLSISPNICIRCLDLDLVYMSDCGVSATQTKRRLKEVRWAYKYAFGLIWWLPFLLRYIRRFVSLLSQS